One stretch of Spirochaetota bacterium DNA includes these proteins:
- a CDS encoding DUF4194 domain-containing protein, whose product MTEPGDLERDFSLIVISLLKGVTYAEDDPALWHKLMSRQSSVRDYVRTLGLELVIHEDEGYAWLKNAPWAVESGLPVLAARRQLSYPVSLLLALLRRRLTEHDASSGDRRLIVSRDEIVEMMRTFLPPGSNEARIVDQIDAHLNKAIELGFIRRLKTENNKIEIRRILKAFIDAQWLHEFDRKLKEYVQRNLGNSEAGDEE is encoded by the coding sequence ATGACGGAGCCAGGTGATCTCGAAAGGGATTTTTCCCTGATTGTTATATCGCTTCTCAAGGGCGTAACGTATGCTGAAGATGATCCCGCTTTATGGCATAAACTCATGTCACGCCAGTCGTCCGTTCGGGATTATGTCCGAACTTTGGGATTGGAACTGGTAATTCACGAGGACGAGGGGTACGCCTGGCTGAAAAACGCGCCGTGGGCCGTCGAGAGCGGCCTTCCCGTCCTGGCCGCGAGGAGACAGCTTTCCTATCCGGTGAGCCTGCTCCTGGCCCTGTTACGCAGAAGGCTCACCGAGCATGACGCATCCAGCGGCGATCGCCGCCTCATTGTAAGCCGTGATGAAATCGTTGAGATGATGCGGACCTTTCTCCCGCCAGGCAGCAATGAGGCGAGAATCGTCGACCAGATTGACGCTCACCTCAATAAAGCGATCGAGCTGGGCTTTATCCGCAGGCTGAAGACCGAAAACAATAAAATCGAAATCAGAAGGATACTCAAGGCCTTCATAGACGCACAGTGGCTCCACGAATTCGACCGTAAGCTGAAGGAATATGTTCAACGCAACCTCGGCAATTCGGAAGCGGGGGATGAAGAATGA
- a CDS encoding DUF3375 domain-containing protein: MSLSFDSITQLFKSHPALRLLRAENAPLILSFFDRAFIQPNIRYISQSNLASMLDDMLYRIRDAEGQDAFPRSAQSYLDDWSHNDRGWLRRFYPHSSDEPHYDLAPSVEKTMTWIESLSARAFVGTESRLLTIFELLRQMVLGAEEDAETRITELEKKKKQLDDEIAAIRRGELEIMDQTALRDRFMQFSAMARELLSDFRTVDHNFRQLDGRVREKIAAWDGSKGALLEEIFGERDAITGSDQGRSFRAFWDFLMAPQSQDELTALIEKVFALDAIAGFSEEFRLKRIHFDWLDAGEHTQRTVANLSSQLRRYLDNRVYLENKRIMGILDSISTSALSTKMNVPQGDFMSVEDSSAEIRLPMERRMYSSTQQGHIPALVQDADGADIDYQALLDQTYVDRSVLLSNIKKELNESGQIPLHSLLKRYPISRGLAELIAYISIASESPFSVFDEERRELVEWRTASGVIMRAYIPYIILNRSGNDGAR, translated from the coding sequence TTGAGTCTTTCTTTCGATTCGATTACTCAGCTTTTCAAATCCCATCCGGCACTCAGGCTGTTACGGGCCGAGAATGCGCCGCTGATTCTCTCCTTTTTTGATCGGGCTTTTATCCAGCCCAATATTCGTTATATCAGTCAATCGAACCTCGCCTCAATGCTTGACGATATGCTCTACCGGATTCGGGATGCAGAGGGCCAGGACGCCTTCCCCAGGAGCGCGCAATCGTATCTTGACGACTGGTCCCACAACGACAGGGGCTGGCTCCGAAGGTTTTACCCCCACAGCTCCGATGAACCCCATTATGACCTGGCACCCTCGGTTGAAAAAACCATGACCTGGATTGAAAGCCTTTCCGCCCGCGCATTCGTGGGCACAGAATCCCGTCTGCTCACCATATTCGAGCTCCTGAGGCAGATGGTCCTGGGCGCGGAAGAGGATGCCGAAACGCGTATTACGGAGCTGGAAAAAAAGAAGAAGCAACTGGACGATGAAATTGCCGCGATCCGGCGCGGCGAGCTGGAAATCATGGACCAGACGGCCCTGCGCGACCGTTTCATGCAATTCAGCGCGATGGCGCGAGAGCTTTTATCCGACTTCAGGACGGTCGACCACAACTTCAGACAACTGGACGGCCGGGTAAGGGAAAAGATTGCGGCATGGGACGGGAGCAAAGGAGCGCTTTTAGAGGAGATATTCGGAGAACGCGACGCGATCACGGGATCCGACCAGGGCCGGAGCTTCAGGGCCTTCTGGGATTTTCTCATGGCGCCGCAAAGTCAGGATGAGCTCACCGCGCTCATAGAAAAAGTGTTTGCACTTGATGCGATCGCCGGATTTTCAGAAGAATTTCGCCTTAAGCGGATACATTTTGACTGGCTTGACGCGGGTGAGCATACTCAGCGGACCGTGGCGAATCTTTCCTCCCAGTTGAGGCGTTACCTTGACAACCGGGTATATCTGGAAAATAAGAGAATAATGGGCATTCTGGACAGCATTTCAACCTCGGCATTGTCGACGAAGATGAACGTTCCTCAAGGAGACTTCATGTCGGTAGAGGATTCCTCGGCGGAAATTCGGCTGCCGATGGAGCGGCGAATGTACTCTTCCACGCAACAGGGACACATCCCGGCCCTGGTGCAGGACGCGGACGGTGCCGACATAGATTATCAGGCGCTCCTCGATCAGACGTATGTCGACAGATCAGTGCTGCTGTCGAACATTAAAAAAGAGCTTAATGAAAGCGGCCAGATACCGCTACACTCTCTATTAAAAAGATATCCGATTTCCCGGGGGCTCGCGGAATTGATCGCCTACATCTCCATCGCGAGTGAAAGCCCTTTTTCGGTATTCGACGAAGAGCGGCGGGAACTCGTGGAATGGCGCACCGCGTCGGGTGTTATAATGCGCGCGTATATCCCCTACATCATATTGAACAGGAGCGGCAATGACGGAGCCAGGTGA
- a CDS encoding ATP-dependent exonuclease SbcCD, C subunit-like protein, translated as MNGQMDLEFMDDDRLAGFRLSRIELYNWGTFHDKVWSLHPAGKNILVTGDIGTGKSTIVDALTTLLVPAHRISYNKAAGAETRERTLRSYIQGYYKTERSEDGYRARPVPLRDYNSYSVILGVFTNSGFGQTVTLAQVFWQKDQAGQPDRFYLVADADLSISGHFAGFGPDIRELKKRLKAMEHVDEVYDRYPPYAMSFRRRFGIVNDQALELFLQTVSMKTVGNLTDFVRAHMLESFDIGERIEALIAHFDDLNTAHNAVLKAKNQLEKLAPLVKDLDRHAEVTGARESLRTCRDGLRSYFSRLKAGLLEKRIANLDEERRKVEARILQIDERLSHEQAERDNIRQAISRNGGDRLERLKTDIGTLLDNKKARLRKAEEYREIASKSSIPFDGSMDAFLNNRNSIDTELKRTDERETALHNSRVEAEVEFKGLRDAHKEVHEELESLRKRKSNIDSVQIGIRKDMCRETDIDENEMPFAGELLMVRPDESRWEGAIERLLRNFGLSLLVPERYYPAVSEWVDRTNCRGRIVYFKISAKQSRGDEDLHPESLVRKLDIKPGSELSSWISAELARRFDYACCDSMEKFRREKLAITVAGQIKGAGNRHEKDDRRDIKDRSRYVLGWNNEAKMASLQERLVRFEKEIASKGTAIGSIQNEIKIASERKTLLTRLDGFRSWEEIDWQPISLQIDELEREKKELQEASNILATLNCQLEQIETAISELRDKRDREKETGAKNAEKKEQASMSLEQCREVIAAAGPEDTNLTRQLNEYRSTALGNHAITLESADHRQQDVREWIQAKIDAEDKRLKSLEEKIIRTMQDYRREYVAETTDIDARLESAPEFRAMMARLEKDDLPRFESRFKDLLNENTIREIANFQSQLNRGRQVIRERIEKINQSLSNIEYNKGRYISLEAQDSPDAEIRDFRQSLKACTEGSLTGSEDEQYAEAKFLQVRAIIDRFRGRDSCSDIDKRWTVKVTDVRNWFVFAASERWIEDGKEYEHYTDSGGKSGGQKEKLAYTVLAASLAYQFGLSWGEVKSRSFRFVVIDEAFGRGSDESARFGLELFNRLNMQLLIVTPLQKIHIIEPYVSNVGFVDSPEGRESRIRNLTIEEYRTEKEARLR; from the coding sequence ATGAACGGGCAGATGGACCTCGAATTCATGGACGACGACAGGCTTGCCGGATTTCGCCTTTCCCGGATCGAGCTCTATAACTGGGGAACCTTCCATGACAAAGTATGGTCCCTTCATCCCGCCGGGAAAAATATACTCGTAACGGGAGACATCGGTACCGGCAAATCCACCATTGTAGACGCCCTCACCACGCTTCTCGTTCCGGCGCACCGCATCTCGTACAACAAAGCGGCCGGCGCCGAAACGCGCGAGCGGACCTTGCGATCGTACATCCAGGGATATTACAAGACCGAGCGGAGCGAGGACGGATACCGCGCCCGTCCGGTCCCGCTCCGCGATTATAACAGCTATTCAGTGATTCTCGGGGTTTTCACCAATAGCGGCTTCGGGCAGACCGTAACCCTCGCCCAGGTATTCTGGCAGAAGGACCAGGCGGGACAGCCTGACCGTTTCTACCTGGTCGCGGATGCGGACCTGAGCATCTCCGGGCACTTCGCGGGATTCGGTCCCGATATTCGCGAGCTCAAGAAAAGATTAAAAGCCATGGAACATGTCGACGAGGTATATGACAGGTATCCGCCCTACGCCATGTCATTCAGACGTCGATTCGGTATCGTGAATGACCAGGCTCTTGAGCTTTTCCTTCAAACCGTTTCCATGAAAACCGTGGGGAACCTTACCGATTTCGTGCGTGCCCATATGCTTGAATCTTTCGATATCGGCGAGCGGATCGAGGCGCTCATCGCTCATTTTGACGATCTCAACACGGCCCATAATGCGGTACTGAAAGCCAAGAATCAGCTTGAAAAACTCGCTCCTTTGGTGAAAGACCTCGATCGCCATGCGGAGGTGACAGGCGCAAGGGAATCGCTGCGCACCTGCCGCGACGGGCTTCGATCCTATTTCTCCCGCCTCAAGGCCGGCCTTCTTGAAAAGAGGATCGCGAACCTGGACGAAGAACGGAGAAAGGTCGAAGCTCGCATACTCCAGATCGACGAACGGCTCTCCCATGAGCAGGCCGAGAGGGACAATATCAGGCAGGCGATTTCAAGGAACGGGGGCGACCGTCTCGAGCGGCTGAAAACCGATATAGGCACGCTGCTGGATAACAAAAAGGCCCGGCTGCGCAAGGCCGAGGAATACCGGGAAATTGCTTCCAAGTCATCTATCCCATTCGACGGATCGATGGATGCGTTTCTTAACAATAGAAACTCCATCGACACAGAATTGAAGCGGACAGATGAACGTGAAACGGCGCTGCACAATTCGCGGGTTGAGGCCGAGGTTGAATTTAAAGGGCTCCGGGACGCTCACAAGGAGGTTCACGAAGAACTGGAGTCGCTTCGGAAAAGAAAAAGCAACATCGATTCTGTTCAAATCGGGATCAGGAAGGATATGTGCCGTGAAACGGACATCGACGAGAACGAGATGCCGTTCGCGGGAGAACTCCTCATGGTCCGTCCCGACGAATCCCGCTGGGAGGGCGCGATCGAACGGCTCCTCAGAAACTTCGGGCTTTCCCTGCTGGTGCCGGAACGGTATTATCCGGCCGTTTCGGAATGGGTGGACAGGACTAATTGCCGGGGCCGGATAGTCTATTTCAAAATTTCCGCGAAGCAGTCAAGAGGCGACGAGGACCTTCACCCCGAGTCGCTCGTTCGCAAGCTTGACATCAAGCCGGGGAGCGAGTTGTCTTCCTGGATAAGCGCCGAGCTTGCCCGGCGCTTCGATTATGCCTGCTGTGATTCCATGGAAAAATTCAGGCGCGAAAAGCTGGCGATCACCGTCGCCGGCCAGATCAAGGGCGCGGGAAACCGCCATGAAAAAGACGATCGCCGGGACATAAAAGACCGGAGCCGGTATGTTCTCGGGTGGAACAACGAGGCTAAAATGGCGTCGCTGCAGGAGCGGCTTGTGAGATTCGAAAAAGAAATAGCCTCCAAAGGGACGGCCATCGGCTCGATACAAAATGAAATCAAAATCGCCTCCGAACGAAAAACGCTGCTCACCCGGCTTGACGGGTTCAGGTCCTGGGAGGAAATTGACTGGCAGCCGATTTCGCTCCAGATAGATGAGCTGGAACGCGAAAAAAAAGAGCTTCAGGAGGCCTCGAATATTCTGGCGACCCTGAACTGCCAGTTGGAGCAGATCGAAACCGCCATTTCAGAATTGAGGGACAAGCGAGACCGGGAAAAAGAGACGGGGGCAAAAAATGCCGAAAAAAAGGAACAGGCGTCGATGTCGCTGGAACAGTGCCGCGAGGTAATCGCCGCCGCAGGTCCCGAGGACACCAATCTCACGCGCCAATTGAATGAGTACCGCTCTACGGCGCTCGGCAACCATGCAATCACTCTCGAGTCCGCCGATCACCGCCAACAGGACGTGCGGGAATGGATCCAGGCAAAGATCGATGCCGAGGACAAGCGTCTTAAAAGCCTCGAAGAGAAAATAATCAGGACCATGCAGGACTACCGCCGTGAGTATGTGGCGGAGACGACGGATATAGACGCGCGTCTTGAGAGCGCGCCTGAATTTCGCGCCATGATGGCAAGACTGGAGAAAGACGATCTGCCGAGGTTTGAGTCACGGTTCAAGGACCTCCTGAACGAAAACACGATACGCGAAATCGCGAATTTCCAGTCCCAGCTCAACCGTGGACGCCAGGTCATCCGGGAAAGAATTGAAAAAATCAATCAATCACTGTCGAATATAGAATACAACAAAGGTCGCTATATCAGTCTTGAGGCACAGGACAGCCCGGACGCCGAGATCCGTGATTTCCGGCAATCCCTGAAAGCTTGCACCGAAGGAAGCCTTACCGGATCCGAGGACGAGCAATATGCCGAGGCGAAGTTCCTCCAGGTACGCGCCATCATTGACCGGTTTCGCGGACGCGATTCATGCAGCGATATCGACAAAAGATGGACTGTAAAGGTGACGGATGTACGCAACTGGTTTGTCTTTGCCGCTTCCGAACGCTGGATCGAAGACGGAAAAGAATATGAACATTACACCGATTCGGGGGGCAAATCGGGCGGCCAGAAGGAGAAACTAGCTTATACCGTGCTGGCCGCGAGTCTTGCCTACCAGTTTGGTCTCTCCTGGGGTGAGGTCAAGTCGCGAAGCTTCCGTTTTGTGGTCATTGACGAAGCCTTTGGCCGCGGGTCGGACGAATCCGCACGATTTGGACTGGAGCTGTTTAACAGGCTCAATATGCAGCTCCTGATCGTGACGCCCCTGCAGAAAATCCATATAATCGAGCCGTATGTTTCAAACGTAGGATTTGTCGATTCCCCTGAAGGTCGGGAGTCAAGGATCAGGAACCTCACGATTGAAGAGTACCGGACCGAGAAAGAGGCGCGGCTCCGATGA